DNA from Alphaproteobacteria bacterium:
GTATCAACGGCTGAAATCACACCCGTGGAATCCATTCCATAAGCAACACCATGATCAACGACGATGTTCGATAACAACCGCAAGCCATCATACGATCCGGATCCAATACCAACGCGCCATGCCTTTTCCAATTTTCCAGGAAGTGTCAAGGGGGGCATGGAATGACTTGGGTTACCACCCGCTTGCGCCCAACTTGTGTTGGTTATGGCCGGCGGAACCGTTACGGGCTGATGCAAAAGTTTGGGATTGGCCTGCAACGACTGATCCAGAGTAACGAAAGATTCTCTCTCTCCCGACAGAGGAGTTTTGTCTTTCATGTCACAGCCAGACAAAATGACAAGGCTGATAAAGCCCGCCAAACCTAATAAGGAAATTTTATTTCGCAGAAAATTATACACCAGTTTTTCTCACCAATTTCTTTCTATTTTGCGACTACTTGTCCGGCTAGGCTTTGCGACATGAGACGTGCCCTCTCTCGCATTTGTTCGGATGCCTTTGGATCCTGGGCCAAAGCCGTGAACAGGTCTACGGCTTCAGAAATCTGGCCATTTTTGTACAAAAGCAATGATTTTGTCTCCATAGCCAAACAGCGCCATGGGTTATCCTTATGAAGCAAAGGCTCCAGAATGTCAAGACATTGCTTCAGTTCACCTTTTTGCGTTGACTTAATAGTATCACTTTCCAGGTTGACCCAAAAAATACTAGCCAGGTCACAAAAAATCCGATCAATACTTTTGTCGTTTGCAATCAACCGATAAGTTTCTTTTGCCTTTGCAATATTTTCAGCAGTTCCATCCTTTGCCAGGGCGGCAGCCGAAACAAATTGCGCCAGAAAAGCATACCCTTTGTGGGAACGTTTTGATAACGCGTCCATAACACCAACGGCTTCGTTCAGTTTGCCGTCTTCTAAAAGCTGCTGCGCGCCCACAAAATGTTCTGATATCAATTCATTCTGCTTGACCTTGTGATTTTGCCAGATCATATAACCGTTGGCAAAAGCCAGAACAGCAATAGCCACGCCAATGACAATTTTGCCATAGTCTTTCCAAAGCTTTTGCAGCTTTTCTTGTCGGATATCGCCTTCGATCTCTTCCAAAAATTCGTCAAATTTTTCAGCCATAAATCACCAAAGTCCTTTTAAGCCCGGTCACATGAATTCGCATATCTAGTCGTCACTATAGCAATACTGACAAGATTTCAATATAAAAAAATTTGGATTAACAGCAAAAAGATAGGCTATTGATTCCCCGCATCATTGTGATAGGATTTTCCCTTGATAATACCATCAAAGAAATTCGGAAACCATGACAGCATCACCAACAAAAAAAGAAGCCGAACAAGCCGTCAGAACCTTGATTGCCTGGGCTGGCGACAACCCCGATCGCGAAGGGTTACGAGAAACACCCGATCGGGTAACACGGGCGTTCGCTGAATATTTTTCCGGATACGGCATTGACCCCAGCGATTATTTGCAAAAAACCTTCGAGGAAGCCTCCGGTTATGACGAAATCGTTCTGCTGCGTGATATTCGATTCGAATCCTTTTGCGAACACCACATGGCCCCCATGGTAGGCGTTGCCCACGTTGCCTACCTTCCTGACAAGCGCATCGTTGGCATCAGCAAATTGGCCAGGGTTGTTGATTTGTTTGCCAAAAGGTTGCAAATTCAAGAAAAACTAACGGCCGAAATAGCCGACACAATCGATTCCGTTCTGCGACCTTTGGGCGTTGCCGTCGTGATTGAGGCTGTCCACAGCTGCATGACAACGCGGGGCGTTCACAAAGCCGGGGCAACCATGATCACATCCAGGGTTACGGGCGTGCTAAAAACAGATCCCCAGCTGCGTCAGGAAGTTTTAAACATGATCCGCAATAACACCGGAGGGTGTCGTTTTGTCTAAGGCAAAAGCCCGACGACCCAATCCGAAAGGCGTCCCGAGCTCATGAGGATTTATTGACAATGACCTAACGCCCCCATGCATGTAGGTATAAAATCCCCCAGATCAAGAGCCTGAGGGATTTTGGTAAAAATTAACGCTTAAATCTGAGTTCGATATAATAAGCCAACAAAACCCCAGCAAAAACAAGTCTCCCTATGGCTTGACCATAGGGTCGTCGAGCTGGGGCTTAAAAATTATAAGACACGCCAATTTTAATAGTATGGGCGTTGTATTTTACATTTTGCCTATCGGTGGAAGCAGCTGTCCCGGCTCCGTATGAACCTGCTTGGGACATTTTTGCGCCAAAGTTATAATTGTATTCTAAGCGAGCAGAAATGGCGCCATAACTTTTTTCGATCCCAAGACCAGGGACAACCACAAAAGTGTTTTGGCTTTTTATGAAATTCTGACTGGGTGCATAGCCGGTATCCCCAACATAGTGGTGTTCGATCTTATCGCGACTGTATTCCACCATGACTTTTCCATAAGCCAACCATGAATCACAAAAAACAGCGCCGAACCTTGGTCCCATTCCAAAGGCCAATCCGCGCTTGTAACTTCCTTTAAAGGACCACGACTGATTGTCGCTAGGTGATGCTGCTTTGTATTGATTCGGCGTACTTGTGTTGTCATCGTGAACGGTGGCTTCTAGGCCCAAATAATAGCCACTCATGTTCTGGCCGTATCCACCCATTACGCCATACATCATACCGTTCTTTTTTTGCTTGCTTGACGCATTATTGATGTAATTGGCGACTGCGCCAGGCCCTGTGTAATCTTCTGACAATCCAAAGGTTGCGGTTCGTTGCGTATATCCGGTTTGCGCCCCCAGGTAAAAACCATTGAATGATTCTGCGTGGACTGCATGGGCGGATATTCCAGTTAATAAGGTTGCCAGTAATACTTTCTTCATTACATTCTCTCCATAAAATCTATTAATTTCTATACATATATAGCGTGACATTCCCTGGTTCGTTATAATACGAAAATCACGTGCATGATGATGATTTTTGATTCTATGCTGTGACTTGTTTGCAACGTGAACAATGTCTTGGATTACGCAGGCGCATCCGTCATGACGATGGACAGCAACCACAAAATGACCTAGGATACAAGTCAAACGTGTTCCCGTAGCTCAGCCGGATAGAGCGCAGGATTCCTAATCCTGAGGCCGTGGGTTCGAATCCCGCCGGGAACGCCATAAAAAATCCACAACAGCATCGGCTGTCATGGGATGCACCAGACATCCTTTTCCAATGCCGCGCGGCAAGATAAACGCAATTTGTCCGTGCTGGTTCTTTTTGTCTTTTTGTAGATACCCGATGAAATGCGCTTGGTTTTCCACGGGTGGCAAATAATCGTGGTAATTTACAGGCAAACCAAAACGAACTAACAGATCTCTGACTCTGGCAGCATCGGCATGTGAGCAAAAATTATTGCACGCTGCCAAATCATAGGCTGCGCAGATCCCAAGTGCCACAGCCTCGCCATGCAGCAGCCCCCCTTGCAGCCCATCCAGCCCCTCGAACCCATGGGCGAATGTATGGCCAAGATTCAAGAAACACCGCGTCCCTTTTTGAGTTTCGAACCAATCATCGCCAATGATATCGATCTTTAACAAAGAACTTTCATAAACAAGGGGGTGCAGGGCATCAAAATCATTTAAAAGCCCCGGATTGGCATTTTCTAATCTTTCGAAAAGACCCAGATCCTGTATCAAGGCATGCTTGATAAGTTCGGAAAATCCTGACCGGATGTGGGAAATTGGCAACGTTCGCAATAAATCGACATCTGTTATCACAACCGTTGAAAAATGAAAGCTGCCCAAAAGGTTTTTGCCACTTTTTAGGTTGATCCCTGTTTTTCCACCAATCGCGCTATCGACTTGGGCAATCAATGTTGTTGGGATAAAAAACCAGTCAAGACCACGCAACAAAATACTGGCGACAAAACCAACTAAATCGCCAATGACTCCCCCACCGATTGCAAGGATGGCGGTTTGTCGGTCAGCAAACTGAACGATTTCCGCGACAAGAGCATCAAGTGTAGCAATGGTTTTGCTTTGTTCACCACCCTGAATGGGAATGATATGGGCTTGGATGTTTAGGGCGGCGAATTGGTCCAGCAGCGGCTGCCTGTAGTCAGACAAAAGGCACTGGTCGATAACGATGATAATTTTTTTAGCCCGCAAAAACGGCAAGATTAATTCCGCACATTTTTCCAGCAGACCCTGCCCAACCACAACATGATGCTGTTGGTTGGTGGGACAATAGGTCAGTCGCCTGAATGAATCTGGTATCAAACTGACTTTAAAACATAACTGTGAGGGTAATGCAGGCGAACAAAATCACTAATCCCCTGTATAACACGCTCTACTGTAGTATTTGTTGGTTCGTCCAGGGTTTCAATATGAATATCGGATTCCGAATAAACGGGATACCTTTCAGCGATTAAGGCCTCCAAAACTTCGCGATGATTTCCATCAGCCAGCAGCGGTCGATCGCTTCGGCGTGAAACGCGCGCAACGAGGGTATCCAAATCCGCATTCAACCAAACTGAAATCGTTTTTTCTTTGATTGCTCCTCTGGTTTCCTCGTTCAGGAATGAACCGCCTCCGGTTGCCAGAATGTGCGTCGGTAAATCAAGCAAGCGCATGATCACCTTATGTTCGCCGCTCCGCAGGGCTTCTTCTCCATAGATGGTATAAATCTCTTTTATGGGGCAACCTGCTGCTGCTTCTACTTCATGATCGGAATCATAAAAGGACAATTCAAGGCGCTTGGCCAAACGGCGCCCAATACTTGTTTTCCCGCATCCCATCAAGCCCACCAAAACGATCGTTTTCGGCGGCATAAAACTTATGGTTGGTGCGTGTGTACGCGAACTAAAAGAATGTGTTTTCATACTTAATACGATACCTGAAAGTTTCCTTAAC
Protein-coding regions in this window:
- a CDS encoding outer membrane beta-barrel protein: MKKVLLATLLTGISAHAVHAESFNGFYLGAQTGYTQRTATFGLSEDYTGPGAVANYINNASSKQKKNGMMYGVMGGYGQNMSGYYLGLEATVHDDNTSTPNQYKAASPSDNQSWSFKGSYKRGLAFGMGPRFGAVFCDSWLAYGKVMVEYSRDKIEHHYVGDTGYAPSQNFIKSQNTFVVVPGLGIEKSYGAISARLEYNYNFGAKMSQAGSYGAGTAASTDRQNVKYNAHTIKIGVSYNF
- a CDS encoding tetratricopeptide repeat protein; this encodes MAEKFDEFLEEIEGDIRQEKLQKLWKDYGKIVIGVAIAVLAFANGYMIWQNHKVKQNELISEHFVGAQQLLEDGKLNEAVGVMDALSKRSHKGYAFLAQFVSAAALAKDGTAENIAKAKETYRLIANDKSIDRIFCDLASIFWVNLESDTIKSTQKGELKQCLDILEPLLHKDNPWRCLAMETKSLLLYKNGQISEAVDLFTALAQDPKASEQMRERARLMSQSLAGQVVAK
- the folE gene encoding GTP cyclohydrolase I FolE; its protein translation is MTASPTKKEAEQAVRTLIAWAGDNPDREGLRETPDRVTRAFAEYFSGYGIDPSDYLQKTFEEASGYDEIVLLRDIRFESFCEHHMAPMVGVAHVAYLPDKRIVGISKLARVVDLFAKRLQIQEKLTAEIADTIDSVLRPLGVAVVIEAVHSCMTTRGVHKAGATMITSRVTGVLKTDPQLRQEVLNMIRNNTGGCRFV
- a CDS encoding shikimate kinase: MKTHSFSSRTHAPTISFMPPKTIVLVGLMGCGKTSIGRRLAKRLELSFYDSDHEVEAAAGCPIKEIYTIYGEEALRSGEHKVIMRLLDLPTHILATGGGSFLNEETRGAIKEKTISVWLNADLDTLVARVSRRSDRPLLADGNHREVLEALIAERYPVYSESDIHIETLDEPTNTTVERVIQGISDFVRLHYPHSYVLKSV